Sequence from the Christiangramia fulva genome:
ACCAAATTACCGTGCCGGCCAATATGGTAGTGGTAGGTTCGGGAGAACTGCAGAACCCAAAAGAGGTATTAACCGAAAATGAAAGAAATCAGCTGGAGAAAGCCCGGAAAAGTGATACCACTGTAACGATTCGTTCTATTCAAGATATCAGGGATGACCAACATGTGAAGGGGAACGGTAAAGGAATGCTCACCTGGCATTTTAAAATGCAGCAAAGTCGTGACGTGGCCTGGGCCGCTTCAAAGGCCTTTATCTGGGATGCTGCACGAATCAAACTTCCAAAAGGAAAAAAAGCACTTGCCCAATCAGTTTATCCGGTAGAAAGTTCCGGAAAAAATGCTTACGGAAGATCTACCGAATTTGTTAAAAAATCTATCGAATTATATTCCGAAGAATGGTATCCCTACAGCTATCCGGTGGCTACCAATGTTGGGGCTCAGGTTAGCGGCATGGAATATCCCGGGATTGTATTCTGCAGTTATAAGAGTAAAAACCAAAGATTGTGGGGTGTAATTAACCATGAATTTGGCCATAACTGGTTTCCTATGATAGTAGGTTCAAACGAACGTAAATACGCCTGGATGGATGAAGGCTTTAACACCTTTATAAATGAGATTAGCACCAAAGAATTTAATAACGGTGAGTTTTTCGACGAAAAAGATATACAGGATGCCGGGTATAATCTATTCGATGACCGCCTCGATCCTGTGTTTACCGTTCCAGATGTCATCCATAACCAGCATAACCTGGGAATAGAGGCCTATTATAAACCGGGAACCGCGCTTCGGGTACTGAGAAATGCAGTACTTGGTAAAGACCGCTTTGATTATGCTTTCAGGACATATATAAAACGTTGGGCATTTAAACATCCAACGCCCTGGGATTTTTTCAATACCATGAATAATGCAGCAGGGGAAGATCTCAGCTGGTTCTGGAAAGGCTGGATCATGAACAATTGGAAACTTGATCAGGCTGTAGAATCTATAGATTATGTGAATGGAGATCCTTCACAGGGAGCGCAGATCACACTGCTCAATAAAGATAAAATGGTCATGCCCACTACTTTGAAGATCATTCAGAAAAATGGCAGGGAAGAAATAGTTAAGCTTCCTGTGGAGATATGGATGACAGGTCCGGAGTATGTTTATACCTATCCATCTACTTCAGAAATTGTTTCTGTGGAAATTGACCCTGATCATGAAGTGCCAGACGTAAATCCAAAAAACAATAAAATTAGTACTTTAGTTAATGCACCTGCCGGGCAAACAGCCACAAAAGTGATTGAAAAATATCTTGAAGCTATAGGCGGAAGAAGTACTTTGGAAGATGTGAAAGATATGGTAACAGAAATGGAAGTGGACTTACAGGGAAATACTCTGAAGATTACCTCCATGAAAAAGCGCCCCGACAAATACAGGATGTCTATTACTGTTCCTGAAGCCAATGAAACGCTCGTACAGTATATCGTCAATGGTGATGAGGTAAGTGTTGAAAGCTACGGACAGACTCAGAACCTCAATGACGAACAAAAAGAGGTGCTTAAGAGTAGAACTCAAATTTTTCCTGAATTGAATTACCTGGAAGAAGGATATCAAACCAAACTTTTGGGCATGCAAGTCAATAATGGCAAAGATCTGTATGTTTTGCAGGTAACCACTCCCGAAGGTGAAGTGGTTAAGGAGTATTATGATGCCGACTCCGGATTAAAAGTCAAAGAAGAAGTGATTGCAGATGAAAACAGTACTATTAAAAAATACAGTAACTATCGGGAGGTCAATGGGGTAAAAATACCATTTGAGCAAACTACCAATGCTTTCGGGCAGGAACTAAGCATGAAAGTTCAGGATGTGAAAATTAACAGTGGGCTCAAAGACACTAATTTCAAGGTAGAATAAAAACCCGGGCAGAAAAATCAAGAAAGGGCGTTCACAAAAAAGTTCGCCCTTTTATTTTTTAACCGAAAAAGATTGTTTGCCTTAAATTGCAGCCATTATATCTTTCAGTTTTAACTGGATAGTTGTTCTTCCATTCCACGTGTTTTCATCGAGGCTGTAAACCGCATCGAAACGTTTGTGGTTTTTTATGAGTTCGAGTTTCTCTCCCAGATTAAATCCGATTACTTCAAAGGCCGGACCGGCATCTTCCTGTTTTACCTGACATTTAAGATGTTTTCCGTCCTCGCCCACGCATTTTCCAAAACCGGTATCTATAAGTCCGCGGCTAAGAAAAACCGGAGACATATTACCCGGTCCAAAGGGGCCGAATTGTTTCAGAATTCGATAAAATTTCGGAGTAATATCTTTTAAAGAAAGTTCCGCATCAATACTTATTTCCGGAGTGAGCAGTTTCCGATCTATTGTTTCTGAAACCACTTCCTCGAATTTGCGCTTGAAATTTTCATATTCCGATTCGAGTAAAGTGAGACCCGCAGCATATTTATGGCCTCCAAACTGTTCGATATGATCTTTACAGCCTTCCAGAGCTTCATAAACATCAAAGCCTTTCACCGATCTTGCCGAAGCCGCAAGTTTGTCGCCGCTTTTGGTAAAAACAAGGGTCGGGCGATACCAGGTTTCGGTAAGACGTGAAGCCACAATACCAATAACGCCTTTATGCCAGTTTTCGCTAAAAACAACTGTAGTGAGCCGGCTTTCTTCCTGAAGGGAAATGATCTGCTTTTTCGCCTCTTCGGTGATCAGCTTATCGGTATTGCGCCGCTCCGAATTAAATTCTTCAATTTCCTGCGCGAGTTTCTTCGCGGTGATTTCATCTTCTTCAGTAAGAAGATTTACGGCATGTTGCCCGTGCTTCATCCTTCCTGCAGCGTTTATCCTTGGAGCAGCGATAAAAACCACATCGGTAATATTGATGTTTTTCCTTTCGCCAAGCAGGCATTCAAGGCCTTTACGTGGAGCGACATTGATGACATTCATTCCGTGGTAAGCAAGAATTCGATTCTCTCCAGTAATCGGAACGATATCAGCGGCTATGGCAGTTGCCACAAGATCAAGATACGGCAACAGGATTTCCTCATTTTCGCCATTCTTGCGCGTGATAGCCTGGATTAACTTAAAACCAACGCCACAACCACAAAGTTCATCATAGGGATAATCGCAATCACTCCTTTTTGGATCAAGCACCGCCACGGCATCAGGAATATCTTTGCCCGGCCGGTGGTGGTCACAAATTATAAAATCGATCCCTTTTTCTTTTGCATATGCCACCTTTTCAATCTCTTTAATCCCGCAGTCGAGCGCGATGATCAGTGAAATATCATTATCAGCTGCAAAATCGATCCCTTTATACGAAATTCCATAACCTTCATCATAACGATCTGGAATATAAGTCGCCACGTTTGGATAACGGAATTTGAGAAAAGAAGACATCAGCGCCACACTGCTGGTACCATCTACATCATAATCGCCATAAACCAGAATGTTCTCTTGATTTTCAATAGCCTCTTCAATACGGTTTACCGCGCGGTCCATATCTTTCATCAAAAAGGGATCATGGAGATCTTCGAGATCCGGCCTGAAGAATTTACGCGCTTCCTCAAAAGTGGTAATATTCCGCTGCACCAAAAGTCCCGCAACAGGTTCGCCTACTTCAAGCTTTTCAGCTAGCTTTCTAAGGGTTTCAGAATCAGGTTTAGGTTTTATAGTCCAGCGCATGAATTTTTATTAAAAGAAAAAAGGTGAAAGTAAAAATTAATCTTAAATACTAACTTTAATTTTTCTCACTCTCTCTCCAGTATATTTAGCAATCTTATCTAAAGAGTAAATTTCTTTAAATTCTGATTCACTAATTGCTAACATTTCAAAAATTTCATTCTTTTCATATTGAAGATCTTCAAAATGAAGTAGTAAAACTTTACTTAATAATTCTGGTTCTTCAATTAAAAATTCAAAAGGCTCCTTTTTTCTCCATCCGTGATAATTAATCTTCGTAATCCACCTTCTATATTGTGGTGCAGATAAACATCCTAAATACTTTGCCCGATAAAGTAAAGCCTGCATAGAAACCTTCCAGTATCTTTTCAAACTACCTAATTTGGATTCTGTTAGATTATATAGATCCGGTTTAATATCACCTCTAGGCATTAAAAAATTGGAAGCAAATGAATTTGCTTCTTCTTCTATAGATTTCATATTATCCGATACAATAAAATTTTCATGCATAAGAAGGTGACCTAATTCATGAGCGATTGTGAAAATTTTTCTGGAATTGGAATGATTGGAATTTATTAGAATAACAGGTACTCCTTCTTTAGTATGAAAATTGATCCCAGAAAACTTATAAGTTTCATCAAAATCCACAAAATGAATTATAACTCCTCTTTTTTCCAGACAATTAATTAAATTTTTGATAGGCCCTTTAGGTATTTTAAAGTACCCTCTTACCTGCTCAGCAAATCTTTCAGGAGTTAATTCTAGCTTATTAATATTAGTGTATGGAAGATCGACATCTATTTCTACACTATCGAGTAGTTCAGATATATGACTAGAAATAATATTTATTTTTGCTTCTAAAATTTTATTTTTTGTAACAGTAGTGCTCAGGTTTTTTCGATAGTAAAATTCTTTTATTTGATATGCTTGGTGCTTTTTTAAAAAGAAACTTTCGGGATAATTCAAAACATTAGAAAATTCTGACAAAGTCTCAGCTGAACAATCTGCAAAACCTTTCTCAATCTTTGAAAGCATACTTTGAGAAATCGAATTTAAATTCTTTGCTAAGGCTGACTGAGAATACCCCCTACTCTCTCTAGCCAATTTTATTCTCTCAACATTTATTGATTTCATAAGCATAAATTAAAACAAAAAGCTTCTCGGGCAAGGAAGTTAATTAACTACTTTTTCTCTTGTTCTTAAGAGATTTATTCTTAATTCTAACATTATCTAGTTCAGTGGTAATTATTTTATTATCACTTGATAAATTATAATTCACTCCACTAAATAGATCAGATATGCTCATATTCCAATTAACTTCTTTTTTGCTAATTAAAGAAGTTATCGATGTTCCCTCAAAATGAATTCCTCTAAATTGTGGACCAACAAAAAGAATCGGAATAGAACTATCCCCTCCCCTAAATGGCAGTCCATTCATAAGTTTATTACTCCTAGGAGTAGAAACATAATTAGGCTTACCATTGCCATTTAATTTCTTTATATAAATTAAATAACGATCTTTAACAATAAAATATGCCGAACCATATTTTACTCTAATTTTAATTCTTCTTCGAAATTCAGGATTATTGACGATAAATTGTCTTAGATTTCCTTTTATTCTACTATTAAAGTAGGAAGAATAAAATCTACTTTCCATAAATAAATAAGGATCTTCTTCCATTTTGGAATCTACCTCTTTTTTCGCTTTAAGTATAATATTATTAATTACACTTAGCTCAAATTTCAACTCCTTTCTAACAGTCTCAACGTTAGCTAAGCTCCTAAAAAGGACTTCACTATTTTGGTTTAAAACAAAATAATTACTACTTTTGTCATGTCCTGCGGAAACAGGATTTTTACTAATTTCCATTATAAAAAAATTTAAAGCCCTTGCCCGAGGGCTTTTTGTTTTTATGTTACTGCGCAAATTTAATGTAAGTTATGAATGATTCTATTTTAAGTTTTCAGAAGTTGTTAACAGATTTAAAATCTCACAATAAAATTTCTCTTATTTTCTGTTGAAATTCCGGGATAATTTCCTCTTCAAACCAGGGATTTTTCGTTCGCCAGAAGCGGTTCACTGGCGAGGGATGCGGCAGGGGCCAGAATTCAGGGAAATAATCGCGATAATTTTTTACTTTTTCAGTAAGATTTCTATTATCTCCTAAATAGTAATTACAGGCATAAGAGCCAATAAGAATTTTCAGTTCTACATTTTCCAGTTCCCGCCAAACCGCTGAATGCCACATGGGCGCACATTCTTTTCTGGGAGGCAGGTCGCCGCTCTTCGCTTTTCCCGGATAGCAAAATCCCATGGGAAGGATGGCAAAATTATCAGGATTATAAAAAGTCTTTTCGTCAACGTCCAGCCATTCCCTTAGTTTTTTCCCGCTTTGATCATTCCATGCCTTATTGGTATTGTGCACGATCCTTCCCGGCGCCTGGCTTATCAAAACGATTTTTGACTTTTTATTCGCTTCAATAATAGGATTAGGGCCTAGCGGAAGATGATCTTCACAAACCCGGCAATCTCGTATTCTGCATAAAAGTTCCTGCATCAGGATTTGCCTTCTACTATGATAACTATTTCTCCTTTGGGAGGATTTTCGGAGTAATGCTGAAGAACCTCAGCTGCTGTGCCGCGAATGGTTTCCTCATGAAGTTTTGATATTTCCCTTGAAACAGAAACCTGCCTTTCTTCCCCAAAATATTCCACAAAATTCCCGAGCGTTTTCAGCAGTTTATGAGGAGATTCATAAAAAATGAGAGTTCTTGTTTCTTCTGCCAAAAACTTCAAACGTGTTTGTCTGCCTTTCTTTACGGGAAGAAATCCTTCGAAAACGAATTTGTCATTCGGCAGCCCACTATTCACCAAAGCCGGAACAAACGCAGTCGCTCCCGGCAAACAATCAACTTCAATACCTGCTTCCACACAGGCACGGGTGAGTAAAAATCCGGGGTCGGAAATTGCCGGGGTGCCGGCATCACTGATCAATGCTATTGTTTCTCCTGCTTTTATACGTGAAACAATGCCCTCAACCGTTTTATGCTCATTGTGCATATGATGGCTCTGCATGGGAGTTTCAATTTCGAAATGTTTCAGAAGTTTTCCGCTGTTGCGGGTATCTTCGGCGAGGATGAGGTCAGCCTCCTTCAACACCCTTATCGCACGAAAGGTCATATCTTCCAGATTGCCGATAGGAGTTGGAACCAGAAAAAGTTTGGCCATAAAAGAATGTGCTATTTTCCGAATTTATTCTCGATATGAGTCATAAAACGTTCCTCATAATCTTCCTTGCCCTCCCAGTTATTATAATCGGGTTTCACGATCTTCTCGATGAATTTTTTCGCTTCTTCGAGGCTATTGAAAGTATTTAATTGGGAAAGGACACGATTATAATCGGAGGTATTTCCGTCGAACAAATGCCTGATATAGGCCAGACGTTCATTCAGGCCGATATTAATTCCCTTTTTAAGCCGGTCATTCAGTGAACGGGGCTTATTGTTCTTTTCAACATGATTTACAGGTTCAAAATCCGGGAGATTATCGTAATCAACGCCTATCTGACGGAAATCTTTGCCTTCGTTCTTTGGTTTACTCTTTGTTTCAGGAGTATTTATCGTCTCCATCATATTATCAAATTTCTGACTTTCCGGCGGCATCTGGGCAACAATATCTTTAATTTTTTCGGTATTCGGTTCGGTGATAGCATCAGAGTCTTCGTTATATTCGGTGCCATCAGGATAAAATTCGTCGTAAGAAATTGCTGCTTGTGGTTCTTCTTTTTTCCGTTCGGGTTTTTCTTCGGGGATTTCTGAAAGATGTTTTTCAGTGAAATCTAAAAGCGCCAGTTTCTCATAAAGATCAATAGTATTCTTCTTCAACTGAGCGAGATCCATCTTTCCTTTTTCATTTAAAATCTTTTCTGCAATCCGGATGAGTTCAGCTTCAATTCTCTTTTTCATCATATTAATTTTGTCGTTTATAAGTCAGGTATGCTGGTTAAATGTTATGATTAGCCGATCTTGGTCTGATCAGCGCTCTTTTATAACTTTAAGAATTCGCGCCCATACAGTGGTTGGAATTTTGATAAATTTGTTCCACCTTTATACGGAAGAGGTATTTCCCCCTTTCCGGACTTGAAAAATACAAAATGTTTCTC
This genomic interval carries:
- a CDS encoding helix-turn-helix domain-containing protein, which produces MKSINVERIKLARESRGYSQSALAKNLNSISQSMLSKIEKGFADCSAETLSEFSNVLNYPESFFLKKHQAYQIKEFYYRKNLSTTVTKNKILEAKINIISSHISELLDSVEIDVDLPYTNINKLELTPERFAEQVRGYFKIPKGPIKNLINCLEKRGVIIHFVDFDETYKFSGINFHTKEGVPVILINSNHSNSRKIFTIAHELGHLLMHENFIVSDNMKSIEEEANSFASNFLMPRGDIKPDLYNLTESKLGSLKRYWKVSMQALLYRAKYLGCLSAPQYRRWITKINYHGWRKKEPFEFLIEEPELLSKVLLLHFEDLQYEKNEIFEMLAISESEFKEIYSLDKIAKYTGERVRKIKVSI
- the rsmI gene encoding 16S rRNA (cytidine(1402)-2'-O)-methyltransferase gives rise to the protein MAKLFLVPTPIGNLEDMTFRAIRVLKEADLILAEDTRNSGKLLKHFEIETPMQSHHMHNEHKTVEGIVSRIKAGETIALISDAGTPAISDPGFLLTRACVEAGIEVDCLPGATAFVPALVNSGLPNDKFVFEGFLPVKKGRQTRLKFLAEETRTLIFYESPHKLLKTLGNFVEYFGEERQVSVSREISKLHEETIRGTAAEVLQHYSENPPKGEIVIIVEGKS
- a CDS encoding uracil-DNA glycosylase family protein yields the protein MQELLCRIRDCRVCEDHLPLGPNPIIEANKKSKIVLISQAPGRIVHNTNKAWNDQSGKKLREWLDVDEKTFYNPDNFAILPMGFCYPGKAKSGDLPPRKECAPMWHSAVWRELENVELKILIGSYACNYYLGDNRNLTEKVKNYRDYFPEFWPLPHPSPVNRFWRTKNPWFEEEIIPEFQQKIREILL
- the recJ gene encoding single-stranded-DNA-specific exonuclease RecJ, encoding MRWTIKPKPDSETLRKLAEKLEVGEPVAGLLVQRNITTFEEARKFFRPDLEDLHDPFLMKDMDRAVNRIEEAIENQENILVYGDYDVDGTSSVALMSSFLKFRYPNVATYIPDRYDEGYGISYKGIDFAADNDISLIIALDCGIKEIEKVAYAKEKGIDFIICDHHRPGKDIPDAVAVLDPKRSDCDYPYDELCGCGVGFKLIQAITRKNGENEEILLPYLDLVATAIAADIVPITGENRILAYHGMNVINVAPRKGLECLLGERKNINITDVVFIAAPRINAAGRMKHGQHAVNLLTEEDEITAKKLAQEIEEFNSERRNTDKLITEEAKKQIISLQEESRLTTVVFSENWHKGVIGIVASRLTETWYRPTLVFTKSGDKLAASARSVKGFDVYEALEGCKDHIEQFGGHKYAAGLTLLESEYENFKRKFEEVVSETIDRKLLTPEISIDAELSLKDITPKFYRILKQFGPFGPGNMSPVFLSRGLIDTGFGKCVGEDGKHLKCQVKQEDAGPAFEVIGFNLGEKLELIKNHKRFDAVYSLDENTWNGRTTIQLKLKDIMAAI
- a CDS encoding M1 family aminopeptidase encodes the protein MKFLMRVFTLLILLSGITMKAQEQEQTRNNSQNSTFDKYEVFSPLFMRGQVTAFHSATGIPGPEYWQNRANYKIEATLDTINQVVKGKMTITYINNSPYNLDFLWLQLDQNTFKKDSRGSALYPAEDRNGVHTFTKGYDLNNVSIKMGKKSLKADYIVNDTRMQIRLPEALEAKGEEMEISIDYSFVIPEHGKDRMGRVNTKNGWIYTIAQWYPRMEVLDEVDGWNTLPYLGTGEFYLEYGDFDYQITVPANMVVVGSGELQNPKEVLTENERNQLEKARKSDTTVTIRSIQDIRDDQHVKGNGKGMLTWHFKMQQSRDVAWAASKAFIWDAARIKLPKGKKALAQSVYPVESSGKNAYGRSTEFVKKSIELYSEEWYPYSYPVATNVGAQVSGMEYPGIVFCSYKSKNQRLWGVINHEFGHNWFPMIVGSNERKYAWMDEGFNTFINEISTKEFNNGEFFDEKDIQDAGYNLFDDRLDPVFTVPDVIHNQHNLGIEAYYKPGTALRVLRNAVLGKDRFDYAFRTYIKRWAFKHPTPWDFFNTMNNAAGEDLSWFWKGWIMNNWKLDQAVESIDYVNGDPSQGAQITLLNKDKMVMPTTLKIIQKNGREEIVKLPVEIWMTGPEYVYTYPSTSEIVSVEIDPDHEVPDVNPKNNKISTLVNAPAGQTATKVIEKYLEAIGGRSTLEDVKDMVTEMEVDLQGNTLKITSMKKRPDKYRMSITVPEANETLVQYIVNGDEVSVESYGQTQNLNDEQKEVLKSRTQIFPELNYLEEGYQTKLLGMQVNNGKDLYVLQVTTPEGEVVKEYYDADSGLKVKEEVIADENSTIKKYSNYREVNGVKIPFEQTTNAFGQELSMKVQDVKINSGLKDTNFKVE